The DNA segment AATTCGCGAGCGGAATAAGACCCGGTGGCCACGGCCACTACCTTTGCCCCTGCCTCTCTTCCGTGGATAATATCGAAAGGGGTATCTCCGATAACAAATGCGGCCTCAAATTCCTTTTTATGGTTGAAGAGAGCTTTCCCTCTTTCGATGGCGATGCGAATTAGCTGATTTCTCTCTTCCGAATCCGAGCCAAATCCCCCGAATTTGAAATAGGAATCAAGCCCCGTGCGCTTCAGCTTTATCCGCGCTCCCTCCTCTATATTCCCCGTAGCCAGTCCGAGTGTCAGACCCTGCTCTATAGAGAGTGTCTTTATCAGTTGAGTGACTCCAGGCATTATTTTGAAACCACTGGAGTCGGTTATTTCTTCCCCTAGAAAAAGGACATACTCTTTATAAACGATGCTTGCTTCCTCCGGCTCATAGTCTCTTCCCAGATTCCGATTAAAAATCTCTCTCAAGATTATCGGGTCGGTCTTTCCGTCGGCCCTTATTCCATCCATGGCGTTCGGAATCCGGAATAGTTTCTCGAAAGCGCGGTTTACTGCCCTTACGGCAGCGCCGCCGGTCAGGAGAATGGTTCCGTCGATGTCGAAGAGGATGAGTTTCATTTTGATTTATCTTTTTTTGGTTGTCATTGTGAGCGATGTGGTTCCCTAAGATTCCTCCCCTCTGATCACTACCACAGATCCCA comes from the Thermodesulfobacteriota bacterium genome and includes:
- a CDS encoding HAD family hydrolase, with translation MKLILFDIDGTILLTGGAAVRAVNRAFEKLFRIPNAMDGIRADGKTDPIILREIFNRNLGRDYEPEEASIVYKEYVLFLGEEITDSSGFKIMPGVTQLIKTLSIEQGLTLGLATGNIEEGARIKLKRTGLDSYFKFGGFGSDSEERNQLIRIAIERGKALFNHKKEFEAAFVIGDTPFDIIHGREAGAKVVAVATGSYSARELEKYDPDFLFEDFSDFKSVLKIF